Proteins encoded within one genomic window of Gadus chalcogrammus isolate NIFS_2021 chromosome 6, NIFS_Gcha_1.0, whole genome shotgun sequence:
- the LOC130384651 gene encoding nucleolar GTP-binding protein 2-like, with amino-acid sequence MVKPRFKGRSSINTSTSSSNPDRPKEAGATSLRDRSTIKRLNMYRQKQRCDNRGKVIRNLSFQSSVTPGTVARVEPNIKWFANTRVIKQSSLQKFQEEMGRVQKDPYRVIMRRSKLPMSLLHDRIKAHNSKVHILDTEGFQTTFGPRAQRKRPSLLVEDVKDLVVRAEASVLSYSADKDRDLVTEDSGVREEVREEIFKKGQSKRIWGELYKVIDSSDVVIQVLDARDPMGTRSQSIETYMKKEKPWKHLIFVLNKCDLIPTWVTKRWVAILSAINPTLAFHASLTNSFGKGCLIQLLRQFGKLHTDKKQISVGFIGYPNVGKSSVINTLRSKKVCNVAPIAGETKVWQYITLMRRIFLIDCPGVVYPSEDSESDIVLKGVVQVEKIKHPEEHIPAVLERAKPEYIQKTYRIPTWSSPEDFLEKLAFRTGKLHKGGEPDIVTVSKMVLNDWQRGRIPFFVKPPGPDNDPEGKEKEAAAPGAEVQVQEEQQQQQQEEQQEGEEEVAAMPAEQEAQERCKEKQKEQVQKILAGVRQNFGKISVAPEFNDEDLDPVEMADLDPSDFSDVEEEEDEEDAGEEEKEEEQQEQQEEQAAAGGQAGRPSTAAAGVTKGPSNTIRQLDEKIAKYKQFLDRAKSKRFSAIRIPKGLSSKVLADDKPKQDEKQAHIKAVIERSKKRRAGEEETPAAAKMTSKQRRAAERASKLKVGARYYETHNVKNKNRDKKMPVLEGKKGKKAKR; translated from the exons ATGGTGAAGCCGCGCTTCAAGGGGCGCAGCTCcatcaacacctccacctccagctccaacCCTG ACCGGCCCAAGGAGGCGGGGGCCACCAGCCTCCGAGACCGCTCCACCATCAAGAGGCTGAACATGTACCGGCAGAAGCAGCGatg CGACAACAGAGGGAAGGTGATCCGGAACCTGTCGTTCCAGTCCTCCGTGACCCCCGGGACTGTAGCCCGCGTGGAGCCCAACATCAAGTGGTTCG CCAACACGCGGGTCATCAAGCAGTCGTCCCTGCAGAAGTTCCAGGAGGAGATGGGGCGCGTGCAGAAGGACCCGTACAGAGTGATCATGAGGAGGAGCAAGCTGCCCATGTCCCTTCTCCACGACCGCATCAAGGCCCAC aacTCCAAGGTGCACATCCTTGACACCGAGGGCTTCCAGACCACCTTCGGCCCGCGGGCCCAGAGGAAGAGGCCCAGCCTGCTGGTGGAGGACGTCAAGGACCTGGTGGTGCGGGCGGAGGCCTCCGTCCTCTCCTACAGCGCCGACAAGGACCGCGACCTGGTCACCGAGGATTCAGGGGTCCG GGAGGAGGTGCGCGAAGAGATCTTCAAGAAGGGCCAGTCCAAGAGGATCTGGGGAGAGCTGTACAAG GTGATTGACTCGTCCGACGTGGTGATCCAGGTCCTGGACGCCCGGGACCCAATGGGCACGCGCTCCCAGAGTATCGAGACGTACATGAAGAAGGAGAAGCCATGGAAACACCTCATCTTCGTCCTCAACAAGTGTGACCTCATCCCAACCtgggtcacg aaacgcTGGGTGGCCATTCTCTCTGCCATTAACCCCACCCTGGCCTTCCACGCCAGCCTCACCAACTCCTTCGGCAAAGGCTGCCTCATTCAGCTGCTCCGGCAGTTCGGCAAG ctccaCACTGATAAGAAGCAGATCAGCGTTGGGTTCATCGGCTACCCAAACGTGGGGAAGAGCTCCGTCATCAACACCCTGAGGTCCAAGAAGGTCTGCAACGTGGCGCCCATCGCCGGGGAGACCAAG GTGTGGCAGTACATCACTCTGATGCGCCGTATCTTCCTCATCGACTGCCCGGGCGTGGTGTACCCGTCTGAGGACAGCGAGTCAGACATCGTCCTGAAGGGAGTG GTCCAAGTGGAGAAGatcaagcacccagaggagcaCATCCCGGCCGTCCTGGAGCGGGCCAAGCCCGAGTACATCCAGAAGACCTACCGCATCCCCACCTGGAGCTCCCCAGAGGACTTCCTGGAGAAACTGGCCTTCCGCACCGGGAAGCTGCACAAG GGCGGAGAACCAGACATTGTCACGGTCTCTAAGATGGTGCTCAACGATTGGCAGAGGGGACGCATCCCGTTCTTCGTGAAACCGCCAGGACCCGATAACGACCCGGAG GGCAAGGAGAAGGAGGCCGCTGCACCTGGGGCTGAGGTGCaggtgcaggaggagcagcagcagcagcagcaggaggagcagcaggagggggaggaggaggtggcggccATGCCCGCAGAGCAGGAGGCCCAGGAGAGATGTAAGGAGAAGCAGAAGGAGCAGGTCCAGAAGATTCTGGCCGGCGTGCGTCAGAACTTTGGGAAGATCTCGGTGGCGCCGGAGTTCAACGACGAGGACCTGGACCCCGTGGAGATGGCCGACCTCGACCCCTCCGACTTCTccgacgtggaggaggaggaggatgaggaggatgctggagaggaggagaaggaggaggagcagcaggagcagcaggaggagcaggctgCAGCAGGGGGACAGGCGGGGCGGCCCAGCACCGCGGCAGCAGGGGTGACCAAAGGCCCCAGCAACACGATCCGTCAGCTGGACGAGAAGATCGCAAAATACAAGCAGTTCCTGGACCGCGCCAAGTCCAAACGCTTCTCTGCCATCCG gATTCCAAAGGGGCTGTCAAGCAAAGTGTTAGCAGACGACAAACCCAAACAAGATGAGAAGCAAGCCCATATTAAAG CTGTGATCGAGAGGTCAAAGaagaggagggcgggggaggaggaaacCCCGGCCGCGGCCAAGATGACCTCCAAACAG agaCGCGCAGCCGAGCGGGCGAGCAAGCTGAAGGTGGGCGCGCGTTACTACGAGACGCACAACGTCAAGAACAAGAACCGGGACAAGAAGATGCCCGTGTTGGAGGGCAAGAAGGGCAAGAAGGCAAAGCGCTAG
- the LOC130384653 gene encoding axonemal dynein light intermediate polypeptide 1-like has protein sequence MIPPAESLLRYDTPVLQSRAVERTADRKTPKARSLKPSPQQPPLSGPVPPPPRSPGADAPRQQTEEVLNALLPPREWAEAGQLWVQQVSSTPCTRSDVVQLTDQLDALLGRRQARETGICPVRRELYGQCFDELIRQVTINCAERGVLLLRIRNEIRMTVAAYQTLYESSMAFGVRKALQAEQGKSDMETRLRELELEKQDLEHQLSEQKARCEAVEKRELEIRQTEERKHGEEIQFLKRTNQQLKAQLEVTITPKK, from the exons ATGATCCCCCCGGCGGAGTCCCTGCTGAGGTACGACACCCCGGTCCTGCAGAGCAGAGCCGTGGAAAGAACCGCGGACCGGAAGACCCCCAAG gcacgGTCTCTGAAGCCCAgcccccagcagccccccctGTCCGGCCcggtccccccgcccccccgatcCCCCGGGGCCGACGCCCCTAGACAGCAGACGGAGGAGGTCCTCAACGCCCTGCTGCCCCCCAG GGAGTGGGCGGAGGCGGGCCAGCTGTGGGTGCAGCAGGTGTCGAGCACCCCCTGCACACGCTCCGACGTGGTGCAGCTCACGGACCAGCTGGACGCGCTGCTGGGGCGGCGGCAGGCCCGCGAGACCGGCATCTGCCCCGTCCGCCGAGAGCTGTACGGACAGTGCTTTG ACGAGCTGATCCGTCAGGTGACCATCAACTGTGCGGAGCGCGGCGTCTTGCTTCTACGCATCCGCAACGAGATCCGCATGACAGTGGCGGCCTACCAGACGCTGTACGAGAGCAGCATGGCGTTCGGGGTCCGCAAGGCCCTGCAGGCCGAGCAGGGCAAGAGCGACATGGAGAcacgg ctcagggagctggagctggagaagcAGGACTTGGAGCATCAGCTGAGCGAGCAGAAGGCCAGATGTGAGGCGGTGGagaagagagagctggagatCCGCCAGACCGAGGAGAGGAAGCACGGTGAGGAGATCCAGTTCCTCAAGAGGACCAACCAGCAGCTCAAG GCCCAGCTGGAAGTAACCATCACTCCAAAGAAATGA
- the LOC130384656 gene encoding LOW QUALITY PROTEIN: four and a half LIM domains protein 3-like (The sequence of the model RefSeq protein was modified relative to this genomic sequence to represent the inferred CDS: deleted 1 base in 1 codon): MADRFDCAHCKESLYGRKYIQSEERPHCIPCYDSLFSNTCDECKELIAHDARELFYEDRHYHEHCFRCFRCERSLADEPFTSQEEALLCNDCYCSEFSSKCVACDQTVMPGSRKLEYGGSTWHESCFTCSSCEQPIGSKSFIPDKDEHYCVPCYEDKFAPRCTRCKRPPLTPSWFQTLAKGGVTSRDEPWHKECFVCTSCQSQLAGQHFTSRDDVPYCLKCFSSLYSKKCEACSKPITGFGGGKYVSFEERQWHQSCFTCTACSVTLVGAGFFPDGDRILCRECNSSL; this comes from the exons atggcggaccGCTTCGACTGCGCCCACTGCAAGGAGTCCCTGTACGGCCGCAAGTACATCCAGTCGGAGGAGCGGCCTCACTGCATCCCCTGCTACGACAGCCTCTTCTCCAACACCTGCGACGAGTGCAAGGAGCTCATCGCCCACGACGCCCGG GAGCTGTTCTACGAGGACCGCCACTACCACGAGCACTGCTTCCGCTGCTTCCGCTGCGAGCGCTCTCTGGCCGACGAGCCCTTCACCAGCCAGGAGGAGGCGCTGCTCTGCAACGACTGCTACTGCAGCGAGTTCTCCTCCAAATGCGTGGCCTGCGACCAGACTGTGATGCCcg GAAGCAGGAAGCTGGAGTACGGCGGCTCCACCTGGCacgagagctgcttcacctgcagcAGCTGTGAGCAGCCAATCGGCTCCAAGTCCTTCATCCCCGACAAGGACGAGCACTACTGCGTGCCCTGCTACGAGGACAAGTTCGCCCCGCGCTGCACCCGCTGTAAAAG GCCCCCATTGACCCCCTCCTGGTTCCAGACCCTGGCCAAGGGGGGCGTGACGTCCCGGGACGAGCCCTGGCACAAGGAGTGCTTCGTGTGCACCAGCTGCCAGAGCCAGCTGGCGGGACAGCACTTCACCTCCCGGGACGACGTCCCCTACTGCCTCAAGTGCTTCAGCAGCCTCTACTCCAAGAAGTGTGAGGCCTGCTCCAAGCCCATCACAG GCTTCGGCGGGGGGAAGTACGTGTCGTTCGAGGAGCGGCAG TGGCAccagagctgcttcacctgcacCGCCTGCTCCGTCACCCTGGTGGGGGCCGGCTTCTTCCCCGACGGGGACCGCATCCTCTGCCGCGAGTGCAACAGCAGCCTATAA